A region from the Nonlabens sp. YIK11 genome encodes:
- a CDS encoding DUF6624 domain-containing protein, translating into MKYFLLLFISLLIFSSCKTEEEDQLTRLTYDQMTDLVISNALVLPDDVKYYGLDGTLLSEEEREAASEDLLYADWYINNELVLIKVQLNDSDAERKRRKKEPLFTSIDNLDCARLDAILEEIYDRDQQNRTDNLMDESIDQNNLEAIELILDKCGMPTSDTSSSKSLQGIWLVIQHAGADKREQYFPLLEKAAQRGDLDLQDIALMKDRMLLDKNEPQIYGSQVLINDGIYELYQLQDPERVDARRATVGLGPLSEYLAHWDIEFSVVQKPLN; encoded by the coding sequence ATGAAATATTTCTTACTCCTTTTCATTTCCTTATTGATCTTTTCATCTTGTAAAACTGAGGAAGAAGACCAGCTTACCAGATTGACTTATGATCAAATGACAGATCTAGTCATTTCTAATGCCTTGGTACTACCTGATGATGTGAAGTATTATGGGCTGGACGGTACATTGCTCAGTGAAGAGGAAAGAGAAGCCGCGTCTGAAGATCTGCTTTATGCAGACTGGTATATCAATAACGAGTTGGTGCTCATCAAAGTCCAATTAAATGATTCTGACGCCGAAAGAAAACGTCGCAAGAAAGAGCCCTTATTTACCAGCATCGATAACCTGGATTGCGCCAGGCTTGATGCTATTCTTGAAGAAATCTACGATCGCGATCAACAAAATAGAACCGACAATTTGATGGACGAGTCTATCGACCAGAACAATCTGGAAGCTATTGAGCTTATTCTGGACAAGTGCGGCATGCCTACCAGTGATACCAGCAGTAGCAAATCCCTTCAAGGCATCTGGCTGGTTATCCAGCACGCTGGTGCCGACAAACGTGAGCAATATTTTCCGTTATTGGAAAAGGCAGCACAAAGAGGTGATCTGGATTTGCAGGACATCGCATTGATGAAGGACCGCATGCTGCTGGACAAGAATGAACCTCAAATTTACGGTTCTCAAGTTTTGATCAATGACGGCATCTATGAGCTGTACCAGTTACAAGATCCAGAAAGGGTAGATGCAAGACGAGCCACAGTTGGCTTAGGCCCGTTATCAGAATATCTGGCGCATTGGGACATTGAATTTAGCGTTGTCCAAAAACCACTGAACTAA
- a CDS encoding cyclase family protein: MKVITLFLLATLVSCITTKNDPMETTLLIDDQPFSIDLNNPIDISLAVKNNAGVGAWYIDQPKITHVEVDGYVGKVSMGGSTNFNDVFFNPHSHGTHTECIGHITEEFHSVNKALDKSFFTAQLITVTPESRDGDQVITAAMFEDLDKVDAVIIRTLPNTDDKKSKNYSNTNPPYLMEEVMLRFRESGTQHVLIDLPSVDKERDNGALLAHKAFWDFDGNQRLNATITELIYVPSAVADGKYILDLQVAPIENDAAPSRPILYAIKS, from the coding sequence ATGAAAGTTATAACCCTATTCCTTCTGGCCACGTTGGTCTCTTGTATCACTACAAAAAACGACCCTATGGAAACTACCTTACTCATTGACGACCAACCGTTCTCCATCGATCTTAACAATCCTATTGACATAAGTCTTGCGGTAAAAAACAATGCCGGCGTTGGCGCCTGGTATATCGATCAGCCCAAAATTACACATGTTGAAGTGGACGGTTACGTAGGCAAGGTTTCCATGGGCGGCAGCACTAATTTTAATGATGTGTTTTTCAATCCACACAGTCATGGGACGCATACAGAATGCATAGGTCACATTACCGAAGAATTTCATAGCGTGAATAAGGCGCTGGATAAAAGCTTTTTCACAGCTCAACTCATCACGGTGACTCCAGAAAGTCGTGATGGCGACCAAGTAATCACGGCTGCCATGTTTGAGGATTTGGATAAAGTAGATGCAGTGATCATACGCACGCTGCCCAATACAGATGACAAAAAAAGCAAGAATTACAGCAATACGAATCCGCCATATTTGATGGAAGAGGTGATGTTACGCTTTCGCGAAAGCGGCACCCAACACGTCCTCATCGATTTACCCAGTGTTGATAAAGAAAGAGATAACGGTGCCTTGCTGGCTCACAAAGCCTTCTGGGATTTTGATGGAAACCAACGATTAAATGCCACAATCACAGAGTTGATCTACGTTCCTAGCGCTGTTGCTGACGGGAAATATATTCTAGACCTGCAGGTGGCGCCAATTGAAAATGACGCCGCGCCATCGCGGCCTATCCTATATGCGATTAAATCCTAA
- a CDS encoding DUF4230 domain-containing protein, whose product MEYLFICLAVGAVAAFFIFRWFGGSSKDNRQEQSVVLMEKIRTVCKFITVEGDFAEIYHYQNVKDKIANFLLGKKKAIILINAKAHIGFDLTKIRMESDTDNKIIRLTEFPQPQLMSIETDFNYYDKSEGWANYFTSDDLTEVTRNAKQHIVDKIPESGLMEQARKEALNTIQLMEGLAQTIGWKLDYTALILDKAMDTKKLPE is encoded by the coding sequence ATGGAGTATTTATTCATATGTCTTGCAGTAGGAGCAGTAGCTGCATTCTTTATTTTTAGATGGTTCGGTGGGTCTTCTAAAGACAACCGGCAGGAGCAAAGCGTGGTGTTGATGGAAAAAATCAGGACGGTTTGTAAATTCATCACGGTTGAAGGCGACTTTGCCGAAATCTACCATTATCAAAATGTCAAGGACAAAATAGCCAACTTCCTGCTGGGCAAGAAAAAAGCCATCATCCTTATCAATGCCAAAGCTCACATAGGATTTGACCTGACAAAAATCCGCATGGAGAGCGATACTGACAATAAAATCATACGTTTGACCGAGTTCCCACAACCGCAACTCATGAGTATCGAGACCGATTTTAATTACTACGACAAGAGCGAAGGTTGGGCCAATTATTTTACCAGTGATGACCTGACTGAGGTCACTCGCAATGCAAAACAGCACATCGTCGATAAGATCCCAGAAAGCGGTCTTATGGAACAAGCCAGAAAGGAAGCCCTAAATACCATCCAACTCATGGAAGGACTGGCGCAAACCATAGGTTGGAAATTGGATTACACCGCTTTGATTTTGGACAAGGCGATGGACACCAAAAAACTACCAGAATAG
- a CDS encoding MmcQ/YjbR family DNA-binding protein — MEIDQLQDYCLAKKGTTQEMPFDNETLVFKVMGKMFMLLGLERWERGEPSINVKCDPQKAIELREQYDGVVTSAWHMNKTHWNTIHLNQSMTDAEVLKWIDHSYALVVAGLTKKLQAQLNTI; from the coding sequence GTGGAAATTGACCAGCTTCAGGACTATTGCCTCGCAAAAAAAGGAACCACGCAAGAAATGCCCTTTGACAACGAGACACTGGTATTTAAAGTTATGGGGAAGATGTTCATGCTGCTGGGACTGGAACGTTGGGAACGCGGTGAGCCATCCATAAATGTCAAATGTGATCCTCAAAAAGCCATTGAATTGCGTGAGCAATATGACGGTGTAGTTACCAGCGCCTGGCACATGAATAAAACCCACTGGAACACCATACATTTGAATCAGTCCATGACAGATGCTGAAGTCCTGAAATGGATCGATCACAGTTATGCACTTGTTGTAGCTGGATTGACTAAAAAACTACAAGCCCAATTAAACACCATCTAA
- a CDS encoding MutS-related protein, producing the protein MKELRSIYEARVEGFSLSRKRYNQQLRISGVVRLLVFIAVVAGIYFFWSSTLTAVLIAVGGIALFLYLVSRHEDLKKKRNYYEELLRINEQEIEVGKGNYTDLPDGAEFNDDDHDYSRDIDLFGMGSFFQFMNRTALKEGKKLLAARLMANDIHDIPKRQEAVQELAKMLDYRQEYEATARLLENDTKPAAIRSWIQSYQNFVPNVFSWLCYVQFAVSVAIGILYAIDVLSGWWLLVIFLVGLLVSGNYAAKIIELNKYISELEDFFTQYGKLLELIEKADFNGEVLKTLKSNVLTDGKPASRRLYDLGRALVRLDQGSNLLVGVFINAFALWNLKQVYSIEAWLTSNKSYIAPWLDAVTQMDALNSLGNFAYNHPNYVFPEIKTGDFKFQAAQAVHPLLNPDKAVGNPIHIHSGEFFIITGANMAGKSTFLRTVSMSIVMANTGLPVCAQSAIYAPIKLITSMRTSDSLKDDESYFFSELKRLKFIVDKMEQEKYFIVLDEILKGTNSVDKASGSRKLIEKLTLNQATGIIATHDLSLTEVAKDHEHISNYYFDAQIIDDELFFDYAFKDGVATNMNASFLLKKMGIV; encoded by the coding sequence TTGAAGGAACTACGATCCATATATGAAGCCCGAGTTGAAGGGTTTTCGCTTTCGCGAAAGCGATACAATCAACAGTTGCGCATTTCTGGTGTGGTCCGGTTGCTGGTCTTTATCGCCGTTGTTGCAGGGATTTATTTTTTCTGGAGTTCTACCTTGACGGCTGTATTGATTGCTGTAGGTGGTATCGCGCTTTTTCTTTATTTGGTTTCTCGTCACGAGGATCTCAAAAAGAAACGCAATTATTATGAAGAATTGCTACGCATTAACGAGCAGGAAATTGAGGTAGGCAAAGGCAACTATACAGACCTTCCAGATGGAGCAGAATTTAACGACGACGATCACGATTACAGCCGTGATATAGACTTGTTCGGTATGGGTTCGTTTTTTCAGTTCATGAATAGAACGGCATTGAAGGAAGGCAAGAAGTTGCTGGCTGCTCGTTTGATGGCAAACGATATTCACGATATTCCCAAGCGACAAGAAGCCGTTCAAGAGCTAGCCAAAATGCTGGATTATCGTCAAGAGTATGAGGCGACGGCAAGATTGCTGGAGAACGACACTAAACCAGCGGCGATTAGAAGCTGGATACAGAGCTATCAAAATTTTGTGCCGAATGTATTCTCGTGGTTGTGTTATGTTCAATTTGCGGTTTCGGTAGCGATTGGGATTCTTTATGCGATCGATGTGCTAAGTGGCTGGTGGCTGCTGGTTATTTTCCTAGTGGGTTTATTGGTCTCAGGTAATTATGCTGCCAAGATTATTGAACTCAACAAGTACATTTCAGAGTTGGAGGATTTCTTTACCCAGTATGGAAAGCTCCTGGAACTTATTGAAAAGGCTGACTTTAACGGAGAAGTATTGAAAACCTTGAAGAGCAATGTGCTCACTGATGGTAAACCGGCATCACGACGGCTGTACGATCTGGGAAGAGCACTGGTAAGGCTGGACCAAGGCAGTAATTTACTCGTTGGTGTTTTTATCAATGCATTTGCGTTGTGGAATTTGAAGCAAGTCTACAGTATTGAGGCCTGGTTGACTTCTAACAAAAGCTACATCGCACCATGGTTGGATGCCGTAACGCAAATGGATGCTTTAAATTCCCTAGGGAATTTTGCCTACAACCATCCCAATTACGTGTTTCCCGAAATCAAAACAGGAGACTTTAAGTTTCAGGCCGCTCAAGCGGTGCATCCGTTGCTTAATCCTGATAAAGCCGTAGGAAACCCGATTCACATTCATTCTGGTGAGTTTTTCATTATAACCGGTGCCAACATGGCCGGAAAGAGCACATTTCTAAGAACGGTTTCCATGTCCATCGTAATGGCAAATACAGGTTTGCCTGTTTGCGCACAATCTGCGATCTATGCGCCCATCAAACTTATTACCAGTATGCGTACTAGTGATTCCTTAAAAGACGATGAGAGTTATTTCTTCAGTGAGTTGAAGCGTTTGAAATTTATCGTGGACAAAATGGAACAGGAAAAATATTTCATTGTTCTGGACGAGATCCTTAAAGGAACTAATAGCGTTGACAAGGCCAGTGGCTCCAGAAAACTCATTGAGAAATTAACGCTCAATCAGGCAACCGGCATCATCGCAACCCATGACTTAAGCCTGACCGAAGTCGCCAAAGATCACGAGCATATCTCCAACTATTATTTTGACGCACAAATTATTGACGATGAATTGTTCTTTGACTATGCTTTCAAAGATGGCGTCGCTACTAATATGAATGCTAGTTTTCTATTGAAGAAAATGGGAATTGTTTAA
- a CDS encoding UDP-N-acetylmuramate--L-alanine ligase, with translation MRVHFIAIGGSAMHNLALALHQKGYQVTGSDDAIFEPSKTRLEKKKLLPKKMGWFPEKITADLDAVILGMHAKADNPELLKAQDLDLKIYSYPEYLYEQSKDKTRVVIGGSHGKTTITSMILHVMHYHSKEVDYMVGAQLEGFDTMVHLTNDNEFIVLEGDEYLSSPIDRRPKFHLYQPNIALISGIAWDHINVFPDYQNYVEQFEEFVDLMKNGSILVYNEEDPEVKRIAEASTKPTRKHAYNVPHHTVDNGTTYLETPEGDMPIEVFGKHNLSNLAGAKWICQHMGIDEDDFYEAIASFKGASKRLEKIAGNQRSVIYKDFAHSPSKVQATTNAVAEQYSERKIIACLELHTYSSLNPEFLKEYAHTLDAADVAVVFYSPDAVELKGLDPISKDQIKEAFNNEDLIVMTDPAAFKEWLYKQKLAHAVLLLMSSGNYGGLDFDKLGKLL, from the coding sequence ATGCGCGTACACTTTATCGCGATAGGCGGCAGCGCCATGCACAATCTAGCACTTGCTCTTCATCAAAAAGGGTATCAAGTAACCGGTAGCGACGACGCTATTTTTGAACCTAGCAAAACACGGCTTGAAAAAAAGAAGCTACTTCCTAAAAAAATGGGCTGGTTTCCAGAAAAAATTACAGCAGACCTTGACGCGGTAATCCTAGGTATGCATGCCAAAGCCGATAATCCCGAACTTCTCAAAGCTCAAGATCTTGATCTTAAAATTTATAGCTATCCAGAATATCTGTATGAGCAGTCCAAAGATAAAACGCGTGTCGTCATAGGTGGCTCGCATGGTAAGACCACCATTACTTCCATGATACTTCACGTGATGCATTATCATAGCAAAGAAGTGGATTATATGGTAGGAGCGCAACTGGAAGGTTTTGACACTATGGTTCATCTTACCAATGACAATGAGTTTATTGTTCTGGAAGGTGATGAATACTTATCCAGTCCCATCGATCGCAGACCTAAATTTCACTTGTACCAACCTAACATCGCTTTGATTTCTGGGATCGCCTGGGATCACATCAATGTTTTTCCAGACTATCAAAATTATGTAGAGCAGTTTGAAGAATTTGTGGACCTCATGAAGAACGGTAGTATCCTGGTCTACAATGAAGAAGATCCAGAAGTGAAACGCATTGCAGAAGCCAGCACCAAACCTACCAGAAAACATGCCTACAACGTACCACACCATACGGTAGACAACGGCACAACTTATCTTGAAACACCAGAAGGTGATATGCCTATAGAAGTTTTTGGCAAGCACAACTTGAGCAATCTGGCTGGAGCCAAATGGATTTGCCAGCACATGGGAATTGATGAAGATGATTTTTATGAGGCCATAGCAAGTTTTAAAGGAGCTTCAAAACGTCTTGAAAAAATTGCAGGAAATCAGCGGTCGGTGATCTATAAAGACTTTGCTCATTCGCCCAGTAAGGTTCAAGCGACTACTAATGCTGTGGCAGAACAATATAGCGAGCGCAAAATTATTGCCTGTCTGGAATTACACACCTATTCCAGCCTCAACCCAGAGTTTCTTAAAGAATATGCTCATACGCTAGACGCTGCAGATGTTGCTGTGGTGTTTTATAGTCCAGATGCTGTGGAATTGAAAGGTTTGGATCCCATTAGTAAAGATCAGATCAAGGAAGCATTCAATAATGAAGATCTTATTGTCATGACAGATCCTGCCGCTTTTAAAGAATGGTTGTACAAGCAAAAACTAGCCCATGCCGTTCTTTTGCTTATGAGCAGCGGTAATTACGGCGGTCTTGATTTTGATAAGCTGGGTAAACTACTTTAA
- a CDS encoding tetratricopeptide repeat protein, with amino-acid sequence MRHLLIILGVLVCTGVSGQSAFAKAEQLFKQSKYKAALPIYLDLLEEKPQDPKLLRKTGQTYGEMEQFEKATAIYKRLLATDDTNADYHFYYGGSMGLWAKNASKFKALGLLDDVKFHLKKAAELDSKHVDTRWALVQLYTELPGIIGGSLTTARSYADQLKKISPVDGYLAHGYVDEYDKEYTDAETAYKNAIKVGGSPLTYMKLATLYADKMDRTSDAKAILKKGYEIHKDAQLLAQLEKLDS; translated from the coding sequence ATGAGACATCTATTGATCATTTTAGGGGTATTGGTTTGCACTGGCGTTAGTGGTCAGTCCGCTTTCGCGAAAGCGGAACAGCTATTCAAACAATCCAAGTACAAAGCAGCCTTACCAATATATCTGGACCTATTGGAAGAAAAACCACAGGACCCAAAATTATTGCGCAAGACTGGTCAGACCTATGGCGAGATGGAACAGTTTGAAAAAGCCACGGCCATCTATAAACGATTACTGGCTACCGATGATACCAATGCAGATTATCATTTCTACTATGGTGGTTCCATGGGTTTGTGGGCAAAAAACGCATCTAAATTCAAGGCGCTGGGATTGCTGGACGACGTCAAGTTCCATCTAAAAAAAGCAGCCGAACTTGATTCAAAACACGTCGACACACGATGGGCACTGGTCCAGTTGTATACAGAATTGCCAGGTATCATAGGTGGTTCCCTCACAACTGCACGCAGTTATGCAGACCAATTAAAGAAAATCTCACCTGTCGATGGTTATCTGGCTCACGGTTATGTTGATGAGTATGACAAGGAATACACAGATGCCGAAACGGCTTATAAAAACGCCATCAAAGTAGGCGGCTCGCCACTTACTTACATGAAGCTTGCCACGCTCTATGCAGACAAAATGGATCGCACCTCAGATGCCAAGGCCATTTTAAAAAAAGGCTATGAAATCCATAAGGATGCCCAATTGCTGGCCCAGTTGGAGAAATTGGATTCCTAA